The proteins below are encoded in one region of Methanomassiliicoccus luminyensis B10:
- a CDS encoding PQQ-dependent sugar dehydrogenase has translation MKPIESWWTFPGFRLEHLATGLDKPVNIAPVPNPGKRPGDPLLYVTELYGRVRVVTNDCQVITYAEGLLNYRPDFILPGSGESGVMGICVETQSGDLFISMLYKDGNDFKAKVVRTKSRDGLRMESMAAVIEGIPSVLGAHQIHAVTIGLDGKLYVNVGDGMKRSEVAQDDKDLRGKVLRMNLDGSIPSDNPDPESPVFAKGLRSPFGATWRKSDSSLYISDNGPRTYDRVARIQAGGNYGWPMDMKQNSLFWWTFTQAPTALAFMQDGQFPQEFHDHLFVVLAGPARYRAPSMKGKKIVKLELDRDGSGIRSYDEFVAYTGEGIGMPVGMAFGRDGMYFTDLHGEGSVYGAEPQGNIFVVRPE, from the coding sequence ATGAAGCCTATCGAGAGCTGGTGGACCTTCCCGGGGTTCCGCCTGGAGCACTTGGCTACCGGCCTGGATAAGCCGGTAAACATCGCTCCCGTTCCGAACCCCGGAAAGAGGCCGGGCGACCCGTTGCTGTACGTGACCGAGCTATATGGGCGGGTGCGCGTGGTGACCAATGACTGCCAAGTGATAACGTATGCCGAGGGGCTCCTGAACTATCGTCCCGATTTCATCTTGCCCGGCTCAGGTGAGTCCGGGGTGATGGGGATATGCGTAGAGACGCAGAGCGGTGACCTCTTCATATCCATGCTCTACAAGGACGGCAATGATTTCAAGGCCAAAGTGGTCCGGACCAAGAGCAGGGACGGACTTAGGATGGAGTCGATGGCGGCCGTGATAGAGGGGATCCCGTCGGTGCTCGGCGCCCATCAGATCCATGCCGTGACCATCGGCCTTGACGGGAAGCTGTATGTCAATGTGGGAGATGGCATGAAGCGGTCGGAGGTGGCCCAGGACGACAAGGACCTGCGGGGCAAGGTCCTCCGTATGAACCTTGACGGCTCGATCCCCTCCGACAACCCTGACCCGGAGAGCCCGGTGTTCGCCAAAGGGCTGCGAAGCCCCTTCGGCGCGACCTGGCGGAAAAGCGACTCGTCGCTTTACATCTCTGACAACGGCCCCCGCACGTACGATCGGGTGGCCAGGATCCAGGCCGGAGGGAACTACGGGTGGCCCATGGACATGAAGCAGAACTCGCTCTTCTGGTGGACCTTCACGCAGGCCCCCACCGCTCTCGCGTTCATGCAGGATGGTCAGTTCCCCCAGGAATTCCATGACCACCTGTTCGTGGTGCTTGCTGGCCCCGCTCGATATCGCGCTCCCTCCATGAAAGGCAAGAAGATCGTGAAGCTTGAGCTGGACCGCGATGGTTCGGGGATCAGGTCCTACGATGAGTTCGTTGCCTATACCGGCGAAGGGATCGGGATGCCTGTCGGCATGGCCTTCGGCCGGGATGGCATGTACTTCACGGACCTGCATGGGGAGGGGAGCGTCTATGGCGCCGAGCCCCAGGGCAACATTTTCGTGGTGAGGCCCGAATGA
- a CDS encoding Nre family DNA repair protein → MFGQGTSGFDSHVRSLSSAGALQVPAGSPCVICKGSKNLCGKDRCPLMVKFYSHSKTRRLINALDMQGMSPPGIFIGRYGYPKVDIGPLVPPMMGDTSMMDTPEQWVGKSIEEIVDFRFNLVRGKHRIDAVNFEQFGRIVDQTRDLALSINPLEVEAKFEKRPSGRLVLDDEVQPFGPSARLKELDVGNPRYEQHVEKAFYDTDLRATEAVKDLYRSGVMISKIQKAFSVGAFGVDKNRKFVPTRWSITAVDDILGKSLLSDTKYNPFIGDWRVYDWYSLDNRWSVLLMPTSWRYELIEAWYPNTTWNPLGREIEIISSHEFFNGRKTYAEIGGCYYAARLAVNELLTKERRQAGAVIFREAHPGYIMPVGVWNVRENVRAALQTEPARFETVGEALSHVSSKMSIPLERWIAASGVLKDLFTQRRLDDYA, encoded by the coding sequence ATGTTCGGACAGGGGACCTCAGGCTTCGATTCTCACGTCAGATCGCTTTCCTCAGCGGGGGCGCTGCAGGTGCCCGCCGGCTCGCCGTGCGTCATCTGCAAGGGCTCCAAGAACCTCTGCGGGAAGGACCGCTGCCCCCTGATGGTCAAGTTCTACTCCCATTCCAAGACCAGGAGGCTGATCAACGCTCTGGATATGCAAGGCATGTCCCCTCCCGGCATCTTCATCGGAAGGTACGGATACCCGAAAGTGGACATCGGTCCGCTGGTGCCGCCGATGATGGGCGACACCTCGATGATGGACACCCCTGAGCAGTGGGTAGGCAAGTCCATCGAGGAGATCGTGGATTTCCGGTTCAACCTGGTGAGGGGGAAGCACCGCATCGACGCGGTGAACTTCGAGCAGTTCGGGCGCATCGTCGACCAGACCCGCGACCTGGCGCTTTCCATCAACCCGCTGGAGGTGGAGGCCAAGTTCGAGAAGAGGCCGTCCGGGAGGCTTGTCCTGGACGACGAGGTGCAGCCGTTCGGACCGTCGGCCCGGCTCAAGGAGCTGGACGTGGGGAACCCCCGCTACGAGCAGCACGTGGAGAAGGCGTTCTACGATACCGATCTCAGAGCCACCGAGGCGGTGAAGGATCTGTACCGCAGCGGGGTTATGATCTCCAAGATCCAGAAGGCCTTCTCCGTGGGAGCGTTCGGCGTGGACAAGAACCGCAAGTTCGTGCCCACGAGATGGTCGATCACCGCGGTGGACGACATCCTCGGCAAGTCCTTGCTCTCGGACACTAAATACAATCCGTTCATAGGGGACTGGAGGGTGTATGACTGGTACTCTCTGGACAACCGCTGGAGCGTCCTGCTGATGCCCACGTCCTGGAGGTACGAGCTCATCGAGGCGTGGTATCCCAACACCACCTGGAACCCCCTGGGCAGGGAGATCGAGATCATCAGCTCCCATGAGTTCTTCAACGGGCGGAAGACCTATGCAGAGATCGGGGGCTGCTACTACGCCGCCCGCCTGGCCGTGAACGAGCTTCTGACCAAGGAGCGCCGCCAGGCCGGGGCGGTCATATTCAGGGAGGCGCACCCCGGGTACATCATGCCGGTAGGGGTGTGGAACGTGCGGGAGAACGTCCGCGCCGCTCTGCAGACCGAGCCGGCCCGTTTCGAGACGGTGGGCGAGGCGCTGTCGCACGTCTCATCGAAGATGTCCATACCTCTGGAGCGATGGATCGCCGCATCTGGTGTCCTCAAGGACCTGTTCACCCAGAGGAGGCTGGACGACTATGCCTAG
- a CDS encoding MFS transporter — protein sequence MGGGSKRRNDRSIMELALRSTLIFSIIGFLVNFGLGTVAPILPLYALTFNVSIVMVGALVSASAISKVILDMPSGIVADRLGTKRFMLGGLLIVAASAMISAFAVDYWMLLIGLTVQGIGSAIYFTTSYLGISRTAPPAKRGRHLGLFISLQFLGTTSGPVLGGLIGQAYGLSGPFLIYAAFTLISAAMVYFLVSGASIKGAGGASVDLHQITRTFRNYTLTSVNAGLFTTSILRAGLVSTIVPLFAVRNLGLTTVELGAALTLSAGFNFLSLLPASSLSDRLGRKPFLFSSLLFGGIVAAMIPLATDLLTFAVIMSALGFALGLSGSVGAYVTDVAPPPDLGGAMGIFRTMGDLGSFIGPIILTAFIPASAGPINASPFLVAGMILSVSGLLLIPAKDPVRSKAGGRK from the coding sequence ATGGGAGGCGGCTCGAAAAGGCGGAACGACCGGTCGATCATGGAGCTGGCTCTGAGGTCCACTCTCATATTCTCCATAATAGGGTTCTTGGTCAATTTCGGCCTGGGGACCGTTGCCCCCATCCTGCCCCTCTATGCCCTGACGTTCAACGTATCCATCGTGATGGTGGGGGCCTTGGTATCGGCCTCGGCCATTTCCAAGGTGATCCTGGATATGCCCTCTGGGATCGTTGCCGATCGGCTGGGAACAAAGCGGTTCATGCTCGGGGGGCTTTTGATCGTGGCCGCCTCCGCCATGATCTCAGCGTTCGCGGTCGATTACTGGATGCTCCTCATCGGGTTGACGGTGCAAGGGATCGGCTCGGCGATCTATTTCACCACATCATATCTTGGCATCAGCAGGACAGCCCCGCCGGCTAAGCGGGGAAGACATTTGGGCCTGTTCATCAGCCTCCAGTTCCTGGGGACCACCAGCGGGCCGGTCCTGGGCGGCCTTATCGGACAGGCATACGGGCTGAGCGGGCCTTTCCTCATCTACGCCGCTTTCACGCTCATCTCGGCCGCGATGGTATATTTCCTGGTGAGCGGGGCGTCCATCAAAGGGGCGGGGGGAGCGAGCGTCGATCTTCATCAGATCACCAGGACGTTCAGGAACTATACCCTGACCTCCGTGAACGCGGGCCTTTTCACCACTTCGATCCTCCGCGCCGGCCTGGTCTCCACCATCGTTCCGCTCTTTGCCGTCAGGAACCTGGGGCTGACCACCGTCGAACTGGGGGCGGCATTGACGCTGTCGGCCGGCTTCAATTTCTTATCCTTGCTGCCGGCCAGTTCGCTCTCCGACCGCCTGGGGCGGAAACCGTTCCTGTTCTCCAGCCTGCTCTTCGGCGGTATCGTAGCCGCCATGATACCACTGGCCACCGATCTGCTCACCTTCGCGGTGATCATGTCGGCCCTCGGCTTCGCCTTGGGCCTCTCCGGCTCCGTAGGAGCGTACGTGACGGATGTGGCCCCGCCACCGGACCTGGGAGGGGCCATGGGGATCTTCAGGACCATGGGGGACCTTGGCTCGTTCATCGGCCCGATAATCCTGACAGCGTTCATACCGGCATCGGCGGGGCCAATAAACGCCTCCCCCTTCCTGGTGGCCGGAATGATCCTTTCCGTTTCCGGCCTCCTGCTCATCCCGGCGAAGGACCCCGTGCGCTCCAAGGCAGGAGGCCGGAAGTGA
- a CDS encoding PQQ-dependent sugar dehydrogenase has product MFKKAFSGPRPLPVEEAREKMFPAAVGIEIVSEDFINPVALAAPPDSSGRLFVVDQAGKVLVLRSDGTREETPFLDIADEIVELAPKYDERGLLGMAFHPQFRTNGKFYLFYSAPLRDGAPKGWNCTNHLVEYRAAKDDPNRADPGSRRVLLSLDKPQMNHNGGHIAFGPDGYLYVPLGDGGGENDKDEGHTPGTGNGQDLNALLGKILRIDVDGRSDGKEYGIPPGNPFTDGQGPPEIFAYGLRNPYHISFDAGGDRQLFAGDAGQVRWEEIDIIVRGGNYGWNLKEGSHCFDPNDNAADRLGCSSTGFRGEPLIDPIIEYRNLSNRSGGIGSVVIGGYVYRGRAMSSLRGRYIFGDLSGTHGRADGRMFVGSPPPDGGAWVMDEIIIEGRDRLNEYVLAFGQDIDNELYVLTSDTQGPSGSSGRVYKIVPPRKS; this is encoded by the coding sequence ATGTTCAAGAAGGCGTTTAGCGGGCCCCGACCGCTCCCGGTCGAAGAGGCGAGGGAAAAGATGTTCCCGGCGGCCGTAGGGATCGAGATCGTATCGGAGGACTTCATCAACCCTGTGGCCCTGGCCGCACCGCCGGACTCGTCCGGCCGCCTGTTCGTGGTGGACCAGGCCGGAAAGGTGCTCGTGCTGAGATCGGACGGCACCAGGGAGGAAACCCCGTTCTTGGACATTGCCGATGAGATCGTGGAGCTGGCCCCGAAATACGATGAACGGGGACTGCTCGGGATGGCCTTTCACCCCCAGTTCAGGACCAACGGAAAGTTCTACCTTTTCTACAGCGCGCCCCTCCGGGATGGAGCGCCCAAGGGATGGAACTGCACCAACCACCTCGTCGAGTACCGGGCGGCCAAAGACGATCCGAACAGAGCGGACCCCGGCTCAAGAAGAGTACTGTTGTCACTGGACAAACCCCAGATGAACCACAACGGAGGGCACATCGCCTTTGGACCGGACGGCTATCTGTACGTCCCGTTGGGGGATGGAGGGGGAGAGAACGACAAGGACGAGGGGCACACGCCCGGAACGGGCAACGGGCAGGACCTCAACGCTCTGCTCGGCAAGATACTCAGGATCGATGTGGACGGCAGGTCGGACGGTAAGGAATATGGCATCCCGCCTGGCAACCCGTTCACTGATGGCCAAGGGCCCCCCGAGATCTTCGCGTACGGCTTGAGGAACCCGTACCACATCTCCTTCGATGCCGGTGGGGACCGTCAGCTGTTCGCCGGTGACGCCGGACAGGTCCGCTGGGAGGAGATAGACATCATCGTCAGGGGCGGCAACTATGGGTGGAACCTCAAAGAAGGCTCTCACTGCTTCGATCCGAATGACAATGCCGCCGACCGCCTGGGCTGCTCCTCCACCGGTTTCCGCGGTGAACCGCTCATCGATCCCATCATAGAATACCGGAATCTTTCGAACAGGTCCGGCGGCATCGGATCGGTGGTCATCGGCGGGTATGTCTACAGGGGAAGGGCGATGTCTTCTCTCAGGGGCCGTTACATCTTTGGAGACCTGAGCGGCACCCACGGAAGGGCCGATGGCCGGATGTTCGTGGGCTCCCCTCCTCCGGACGGGGGTGCCTGGGTCATGGACGAGATCATCATCGAGGGCAGGGACAGATTGAATGAATATGTCCTGGCGTTCGGCCAGGATATCGACAATGAGCTGTATGTACTCACTTCAGATACCCAGGGGCCCAGTGGGAGCTCGGGCAGAGTGTACAAAATCGTGCCGCCCAGGAAGAGCTGA
- a CDS encoding DUF2769 domain-containing protein yields MSARGTNMGPPRCVREIRSKRVPDTEENFEMCYCKSCPTYDECTSRKGEKLYCSRGKSGCRLERRGCVCGECNVAIKYALSSNYYCIAGVAKF; encoded by the coding sequence ATGAGCGCTAGAGGAACGAACATGGGGCCGCCAAGATGCGTCAGGGAGATCAGGAGCAAGAGGGTCCCGGATACGGAGGAGAACTTTGAGATGTGCTACTGCAAAAGCTGCCCCACCTACGACGAATGCACGAGCAGGAAGGGGGAGAAGCTGTATTGCTCTAGAGGAAAGAGCGGCTGCAGACTGGAACGGCGGGGATGCGTTTGCGGCGAGTGCAATGTGGCCATCAAGTACGCGCTGTCGTCCAATTATTATTGCATTGCCGGCGTGGCCAAGTTCTGA
- a CDS encoding polyprenyl synthetase family protein, whose amino-acid sequence MEQRAEPEGAAKMPDDSGEHTFLRYLEKVRPAVDRRIAGCISALDPDGAMDPELVALTGIGKRLRAGVCMLSFDAFSDDPEGLGVALDLSAAIEIAHSASLVLDDMLDEDEDRRGMPALHMSKGRKKALLEAVGLLSMPYSIAARHGGGYVDDLARTHRRMVGGALAELDVKPEEMPSRLYDEVISRKTGDMFGLAARFGSSAAGCPADLVERMGRFGAAAGKAMQIGDDISDLRTPARSGGPNNASELLLLRCGGADEVLAKAIHAALRTLDLVGEAPEVPERLSAWMPVLRSSPSEIAALMMNEERTDKASHRHIP is encoded by the coding sequence ATGGAGCAGCGCGCCGAGCCGGAAGGGGCGGCCAAGATGCCGGACGACAGTGGGGAGCATACATTCCTCCGGTACCTGGAGAAGGTGAGGCCGGCAGTGGACCGGCGCATCGCCGGATGCATATCCGCCCTTGATCCCGACGGCGCCATGGACCCCGAGCTGGTCGCCCTGACGGGGATCGGCAAGAGGCTGCGGGCGGGGGTGTGCATGCTATCGTTCGACGCGTTCTCCGACGACCCCGAGGGACTGGGCGTGGCCCTCGACCTCTCCGCGGCCATCGAGATCGCTCACAGCGCCAGCCTGGTCCTGGACGACATGCTCGACGAGGACGAGGACCGGAGAGGGATGCCCGCCCTGCACATGTCCAAGGGGCGGAAGAAGGCCCTGCTGGAGGCGGTGGGGCTGCTTTCCATGCCCTACTCCATCGCCGCCCGGCACGGGGGAGGGTATGTGGACGACCTCGCCCGGACCCATCGCCGCATGGTCGGCGGCGCGCTCGCCGAACTGGACGTGAAGCCGGAGGAGATGCCGTCCAGGCTATATGACGAGGTGATATCCCGGAAGACCGGTGACATGTTCGGTCTGGCCGCGAGGTTCGGCTCCTCGGCGGCAGGCTGCCCTGCGGACCTGGTGGAGCGGATGGGGCGGTTCGGCGCCGCCGCGGGCAAGGCAATGCAGATCGGCGACGACATCTCGGACCTTCGGACCCCGGCCAGGAGCGGTGGGCCGAACAATGCCTCGGAGCTGCTGCTGCTCCGCTGCGGCGGGGCGGATGAGGTCCTGGCCAAGGCCATCCACGCTGCGCTTCGAACCCTCGACCTGGTGGGCGAGGCCCCCGAAGTTCCGGAAAGGCTTTCCGCCTGGATGCCGGTGCTGAGGTCGTCCCCCTCCGAGATCGCCGCGCTGATGATGAACGAGGAGCGTACTGACAAAGCCTCTCACCGGCACATCCCCTGA
- a CDS encoding RNA-guided endonuclease InsQ/TnpB family protein: MNKQYNKNKLHHATYKGIREDFPSLPSGLVVTARDQASDMLKRDKFKHKIRKRPFSSIRYDKRTLNVWLEHGYLTISTVFGRKRYEFNLPEYYRQYQSWKIKSAQLIVGRNACFLNTVVEGEAPPLSGGDRRLGIDLGINNIAVCSDNTFYNSKHLKNVKGKYRHLKAELQSKGTRSARRKLREVSGRERRFVRDLNHRVAKEIVNKPYDVFVFEDLTGIRDRSKFNSKLGSWSFGELIQFVQYKAEALGKQVMLVDPRHTSQTCSKCGHVSQNNRKGRQFTCVQCRFTLDADLNASRNIAAFSTREGGRLRVSEPNVASDEAEGRMAVEAEFSCKPVSLLVGS, from the coding sequence ATGAACAAGCAGTACAACAAGAACAAGTTGCACCACGCGACGTACAAAGGAATACGAGAGGATTTTCCATCACTGCCCTCGGGCCTCGTGGTGACCGCTAGGGACCAAGCTAGCGATATGCTCAAGCGGGACAAGTTCAAGCACAAGATCAGGAAGAGGCCGTTCAGTTCTATCCGTTACGACAAGAGAACGTTGAATGTCTGGCTGGAACATGGATACCTTACCATTAGCACGGTTTTCGGCAGGAAGCGGTACGAGTTCAATCTACCGGAATACTACCGACAATACCAGTCATGGAAGATAAAGAGCGCCCAGCTTATCGTCGGACGGAACGCTTGTTTCCTCAATACCGTAGTCGAGGGTGAAGCCCCTCCTCTGAGCGGCGGCGACAGGCGTCTGGGGATAGATCTGGGCATCAACAACATCGCGGTGTGCTCGGACAACACTTTCTACAACTCCAAACACCTAAAAAACGTCAAAGGCAAGTACAGACATCTCAAGGCTGAACTCCAGTCCAAAGGCACTCGCTCCGCTCGACGGAAGCTTCGTGAGGTAAGCGGGCGAGAAAGACGGTTTGTTCGGGACTTGAACCATCGTGTGGCCAAAGAGATAGTGAACAAGCCGTATGATGTTTTCGTCTTCGAGGACCTGACAGGCATACGGGATCGCAGCAAGTTCAACAGCAAGTTGGGCAGTTGGTCGTTTGGCGAATTGATCCAGTTCGTGCAGTATAAGGCAGAGGCCCTGGGAAAGCAAGTTATGCTCGTCGATCCTCGCCACACCTCTCAGACCTGCTCTAAATGTGGTCACGTCTCTCAGAACAATAGAAAAGGAAGGCAGTTCACATGCGTCCAGTGCAGGTTCACGTTGGACGCGGATCTGAATGCCAGCAGGAACATCGCCGCCTTCTCTACACGGGAGGGCGGCAGGCTCCGTGTCAGCGAGCCAAATGTAGCGAGCGATGAGGCTGAAGGCCGTATGGCAGTTGAGGCTGAGTTTAGCTGCAAGCCCGTGAGCTTGCTCGTGGGCAGCTGA
- a CDS encoding prenyltransferase has translation MDLLSLAHFARIKPLIAWSISGSVLGLGLALYISGGRIVAVLPTALAMVAVVLMQYAAHPLNDIMDCQVDRQAPIGATGRVKPLVSGAVTVSEAKHLTTALVLIILAILAYLIYLRPPLILPAAYGMAALMGYNHPAARLAYHPFTELYMAVPVNAIVVFVTSYIGSGAASPVAAAVSVIFGFASSAVFVSMMSMDLPTDLANGKVTTVGRYPRSYWCAIFPGLGLAAAAVSPLLLYDELGPPATALFLAVSILAFVPIIAYGLMVDQLRHRYLRGEVRDPEGRAGRLRLRQLYISSAFAFVLAALFASRSW, from the coding sequence ATGGACCTCCTTTCCTTAGCGCACTTCGCTAGGATCAAGCCCCTGATTGCGTGGAGCATCAGCGGCTCGGTCCTGGGGCTGGGACTGGCGCTTTACATATCCGGCGGCCGCATCGTGGCGGTCCTCCCCACCGCGTTGGCCATGGTGGCGGTGGTGCTCATGCAATACGCCGCCCACCCCCTCAATGATATCATGGACTGCCAGGTCGATCGCCAGGCCCCCATCGGGGCCACCGGGCGGGTGAAGCCCCTAGTCAGCGGCGCGGTGACCGTGAGCGAGGCCAAGCATCTGACCACGGCCCTGGTGCTGATCATCCTGGCCATCCTCGCGTACTTGATATATCTCCGGCCGCCCCTGATACTCCCGGCGGCCTACGGCATGGCCGCGCTCATGGGATACAACCACCCCGCCGCCAGGCTGGCCTATCACCCCTTCACCGAGCTGTACATGGCCGTCCCGGTGAACGCCATCGTGGTGTTCGTCACATCCTACATCGGGTCGGGGGCGGCGTCCCCGGTGGCGGCGGCAGTAAGCGTCATCTTCGGTTTCGCCTCCTCGGCGGTGTTCGTGAGCATGATGAGCATGGACCTCCCCACCGACCTGGCTAATGGAAAGGTGACCACTGTGGGCAGGTACCCGCGCTCCTATTGGTGCGCCATCTTCCCCGGCCTCGGGCTGGCCGCGGCGGCGGTGTCCCCGCTCCTGCTCTACGACGAGCTGGGCCCCCCGGCCACCGCCCTGTTCCTGGCAGTGTCTATCCTGGCGTTCGTCCCCATCATCGCCTACGGGCTGATGGTCGACCAGCTTCGTCACCGGTACCTGCGGGGCGAGGTCAGGGACCCCGAGGGGAGGGCCGGCCGCCTGAGGCTTCGACAGCTGTACATATCCAGCGCCTTCGCCTTCGTTCTGGCGGCGCTGTTCGCCTCCCGGAGCTGGTGA
- a CDS encoding NAD(P)/FAD-dependent oxidoreductase, whose protein sequence is MKIAIAGAGMSGAYMYRLLKERGFDQVDLYDVKRTTRCGRHPCAWGMSPSAEYRRLVSRFADPDKFIMLRTTEVSIEGVKMPGDVVTVDKPALLDDLTGGVPIFYSPIQTQEYDRVIDATGAERAYLGPMDGQDFVADTIQYRIRSPQDLGMRFNLNSIGYEWCFPLGNGEYHVGFGNLKASTAEYQLSISFDPSERVTRCKCLSKIRLTSPLSSQPFYRGNVVGVGEAVGAVGPIAGDGNLYAMQTAEMLMDDWDRPERYARAVLKKYRWMHKERLALERLLGGHMPTLSNALTFKQHCKRAGIKMTVPHIVSLFRKMLDSS, encoded by the coding sequence ATGAAGATAGCTATTGCCGGCGCGGGAATGTCTGGGGCGTACATGTACAGGCTTCTGAAGGAACGGGGGTTCGACCAGGTGGACCTGTACGACGTGAAGAGGACCACCCGCTGCGGCCGTCATCCCTGCGCGTGGGGAATGTCCCCGTCGGCAGAATACCGCCGGCTGGTCTCCCGCTTCGCCGATCCCGACAAGTTCATCATGCTGCGCACCACCGAAGTGTCCATAGAGGGCGTGAAGATGCCCGGCGATGTCGTGACCGTGGACAAGCCGGCGCTGCTGGACGATCTCACCGGCGGCGTGCCCATTTTTTACTCCCCGATACAGACCCAGGAGTACGATAGGGTCATCGACGCCACCGGGGCCGAGCGCGCCTACCTCGGACCGATGGATGGGCAGGACTTCGTCGCCGACACCATCCAGTATCGGATCAGAAGCCCCCAGGACCTGGGGATGCGGTTCAACCTGAACTCCATCGGGTACGAATGGTGCTTCCCCCTGGGGAACGGCGAATATCATGTAGGCTTCGGGAACCTCAAGGCCTCCACGGCCGAATACCAGCTATCGATAAGCTTCGATCCTTCCGAGAGGGTCACCCGCTGCAAGTGCCTGAGCAAGATCCGCCTGACCTCCCCGCTGAGCTCCCAGCCGTTCTATCGCGGCAACGTCGTCGGAGTGGGCGAGGCGGTGGGCGCGGTGGGCCCCATCGCCGGCGACGGCAACCTCTATGCCATGCAGACCGCCGAGATGCTCATGGACGACTGGGACCGCCCCGAGAGGTACGCCCGGGCCGTTCTCAAGAAATACAGGTGGATGCACAAGGAACGCCTGGCCCTGGAGAGGCTCCTGGGCGGCCACATGCCCACGCTCTCCAATGCCCTGACCTTCAAGCAGCACTGCAAGCGGGCGGGCATCAAGATGACCGTGCCCCACATAGTGTCCCTGTTCAGGAAGATGCTGGATTCGTCCTGA
- a CDS encoding DedA family protein — protein MFFEPSVFLVKDLISSMGYPGLAFLMALDATIVPMPSAAVMGFAGALCYEGRYDIALVTAAGAFGSMLGSVSMYLVGLWGGRPFAERYGKYIGLGEERIRTAEGWFKRHGDPVVFICQLVPVAKDLIPFPAGLAKMRLRRFATFSFLGSIPFCFILAYIGLYFGQDWEMAVAVVDRYDLLVLALFVVLTAIYLVHRKRRGRSRERS, from the coding sequence GTGTTCTTCGAACCCAGCGTCTTCCTCGTCAAAGACCTGATCTCGTCCATGGGATACCCCGGCCTGGCCTTCCTGATGGCGCTGGACGCTACCATCGTCCCGATGCCCAGCGCGGCGGTGATGGGGTTCGCCGGAGCGCTCTGCTATGAGGGGAGGTACGACATAGCTCTCGTCACGGCGGCAGGAGCGTTCGGCAGCATGCTCGGTTCCGTCTCCATGTACCTTGTTGGCCTGTGGGGAGGACGACCTTTCGCCGAGCGCTATGGGAAGTACATTGGTCTGGGGGAAGAGAGGATCAGAACGGCCGAAGGCTGGTTCAAGAGACACGGCGATCCGGTGGTCTTCATTTGCCAGCTCGTTCCGGTAGCGAAAGACCTCATACCATTCCCTGCGGGCCTGGCCAAGATGAGATTGCGGCGCTTCGCGACGTTCTCCTTCCTGGGCTCCATCCCCTTCTGCTTCATCCTGGCGTATATCGGCCTGTATTTTGGCCAGGATTGGGAGATGGCGGTGGCGGTGGTCGATCGATATGACCTCCTGGTCCTGGCGCTGTTCGTCGTGCTGACGGCGATTTACCTCGTCCACCGAAAGAGACGGGGCCGGTCCCGGGAGCGAAGCTGA
- a CDS encoding DUF2769 domain-containing protein, with product MDRFEEIMKNAGGPGEEKKEKMAKENQERCNCPPCPTYAQCAEEKGELVFCLREKSSCIKDTVVCFCPDCPVHKDLGMVNMYYCLRGDEIEQRGSGSRK from the coding sequence TTGGACAGGTTCGAGGAGATCATGAAAAACGCGGGAGGTCCGGGCGAGGAAAAGAAAGAGAAGATGGCCAAGGAGAATCAGGAGAGGTGCAATTGCCCTCCCTGTCCGACATATGCCCAGTGCGCAGAGGAGAAGGGCGAGCTGGTCTTTTGTCTGCGCGAGAAGAGCTCGTGCATCAAGGATACAGTGGTGTGCTTCTGTCCTGATTGCCCGGTGCATAAGGACCTTGGCATGGTTAACATGTACTACTGCCTTCGCGGCGATGAGATCGAGCAGCGCGGTTCGGGGTCGAGAAAGTGA